AAGGCGCCCGACCCCTGCAAGCGCCACCGCGTCATAATGCGTCACGGCTTAGTTTCTATAAACCCGCGTGGTAGGTGCGGCGAGCTGGCGTGGGCGGAGCGGACTCGGCACCCGCCTCTGGTGGGCCGACCTAGCGGCGGGCGGGGGGCTGCGGCGACCGGCCTGACATGCTACTCCCAAGGATACGCGTCCTGGGCGGCGTAGCCGGTTCGGTGCTCCGTTCAGCTGCTACCTGGACGTGCGAGGCAGGCCGAGCAAGCCGGGAAGCAGCAGGGTGGGAGCCTAGCGGGGCCCGCAGCTTCAGCAGCGCCGCAGTGGCTATGGCCCCGATCAAGGTGACCGGTCCTAATTCTCCTGCATCCACCCTGTTGCGGCATTTTGGACTGCTCGCGGGGTCTCGGGCTGTCCTCCTTGACGCTTTCTTCCTGCCAGGCTTTCTGTAAGACCCCCTCGTTGCCCCTCCGTCGCGGGACATTCCTTGACCCTCCTTGTCTCATATTAACTGCGACGTCCAGGGACAGGTCCCCACCATTGTCAGGCGACAGATGCTATGTCATTTTCCACATTCTGGAAATATCTCCCTCGCTGCGTGGCCGCTTTTCAAACCTCTTACACCCCTCTCCAGAGCCCCATTTGTGATAGTGCTGGATGCCGCTTCGCCGCATCTTTTGAAAGTGAGGTGGTCTCTTGGAGACCGGGTTGTTCCCCCCCATTGCTGTCTTCCCTCTGTGAAAGCTTCCCCCGCTGCTTCTGTTTGGCCTTTCTGGAAGGTTCTTGGActttatccctttttttttttttttttcttttttccgcgacagggtttctctgtgcagttttggtgcctgtcctggatctcgctccatagaccaggctggcctggaactcacagagatccgcctggctctgcctccctagtgctgggattaaaggcccttTCTTTTTCGAAAACcactttttaatatgtatttagtgtgtgtatttgggaacacacatgtgcatgtggaggtcagaggacagctttctcaGGAGTCAGTCCTGTCTGGTTATGGGGAGTTGggcttggtggcagacacctttacctgctgaccccagcctccctcccttttGTTCCCTCCTGTGGCTTCAGGAAGCCTCCAGGTAGGTGGACACCCCCCACCTACCCTGAGAGCTTTTGACTTGGGCATCTTCCCTGGCTTTCCGTTGTGTGGACAGGATGTCCTCCTTCCCTGTTGCCGGGCGCTTTCTCAACCCCAAGCACAGCCCTCTGTCCCCCTCTTGTGCATTGATCCATCCTGGGCGGCTTGTTGACACAGCATTGCGACACTTGGGGAggcctctccctttctctgttgCCAGGCTTAAGCAAACCAGGCTTCCTTGACGCTTGTAAGATGTGGGGCAACTGGGAGGTACAGAGGACAGAGATTGACCCCTAGAAACTGACAGATGGCATTTTCTCTGCTGGGTGTCAGCCCCGGCTCCATCAAGATCTGTGTCTGCCTGGATGTGGCTTACTGCACCGTTGTTCTTTACCCCCTTTTATCCTGGAGTCCTTGTCTCCAGGTGGGAGATGGCATCCCCTCGGTGGAGGTGTTTGAAGGGGAGCCTGGGAAGAAGGTGAACCTGGCAGACCTGTTCAAGGGCAAGAAAGGAGTCCTGTTTGGAGTGCCTGGGGCTTTCACGCCTGGCTGTTCTAAGGTGAGGCTTCTTTCCAGAATCAGGAGTGTGGGAGAAAAGGACTCGGGTTAAATCTAACACCTCTGATTGATCCCGCTCACCGAAGAACTGAAAAATTACTTGGGTCTTGTGCTAATGAGACAAGAGTTTTGCCCATGGGAATTTCATGTTCTTGACCACAGATATTCAGGTTCAACCCTGCGAGTAGCCAAGGTGAAAAGGAAATGGCATGTTTCACACTGCTTTCCTTAACCTGATCAGAGGTTTTAGAGCATGGGAAGCTAAAGAGCCAGCTCAGGAACACCAGCAGCTGTCTTTGTTTTGAACCTGTGTTTTCCTCTTAGACCCACCTGCCTGGGTTCGTGGAGCAAGCTGGGGCTCTGAAGGCCAAGGGAATGCAGGTGTTGGCATGTCTGAGTGTTAATGACGTCTTTGTGACTCAAGAGTGGGGTCGAGCCCACCAGGCGGAAGGCAAGGTGAGGTGTGGGGTCTGTAAGGGGGCAGGCCCAGGTAGGCGGTTTCCttgtttttcattacattttatttacttattttatgtgtggggtgGGCACTCATGCCATGATACTtaagtgaaggtcagaggataacctatgagacttggttctctcctgccatgtggggtcttggggattgaactcaggtcctcaggcttggtaacAAGTGCCTGTATTCACTGAGCCGTCTTACTAGCACTGGAGGTTTCCTTGTGACATTACTCTCTCCCTCAGGTTCGGCTCCTGGCTGACCCCACTGGGGCCTTTGGGAAGGTGAGTGTATCACCCTTCCCTCAGCCTGCAGTTGGTCCTGGAGGGACTCATTATGTGTGGAGCAGCCTCTGACCTGTTTGGGGGCTCTCGACACCCGTCTCTGCCTGTCTTCTAGGAGACAGGTTTATTACTGGATGATTCTTTGGTGTCTCTCTTTGGGAATCGCCGGCTGAAGAGGTAAAGTGAGGGCATTCCCCACGGGCACTAGGGGCCCAGGCGGCTGGCTCGGCTTCTGCAGCTGTACCTCTTTTCTGCAGGTTCTCCATGGTGGTAGACAATGGCATAGTGAAGGCACTGAATGTAGAGCCGGATGGCACAGGCCTCACCTGCAGCCTGGCCCCCAACATCCTCTCACAACTCTGAGGCCCTGACCAGATGAAGAAGGTCCTCTGTCCTTCCCATCTTCCCTGCTCAGCTGTAGGCTGAGAGGCCCAGCACCTTCTCACCTGGGGCCACTTAAATGGAATGTTGATCATATTTCTGCAATAAACAGTCTTGATTTGTGTCTGCCTCTGGCATGGAATTGTGTGCTTTGCCCTTGCTCATGGTGTAGTTATAGTTGGAGCCAAGGTCAATGGAGGGGTGTGTGGGAGAAAgtagaggacagccagggcaggtACCTGGAAGCTGAGAGGAAGCCAGAATTGGCTTTGCTTGGTGCATCCTGAGATAGCTGGTGTCGATGGATGTTTCCATGCCCCAACCTTTAGGTCCCAgataaccaactcagaggctgaacaTAAATTCCAAATGCTCAGTTGATAgatcaggcttgttattagctaactcttacattttaagttaaccaacattccttatttatgctctgccacctggtggtacctttattaacatggcatgttcatcccctcttcctctgcatctggctagtAACCCCCTgaccctgcccttcttcccaacaTTCTTATTTTggttaccccacctatacttcctgcctggctaatggccaatcagcgttttgttaaaccaatttgagtgacaaatctttacagtatacaagaggatcattccacagcatttccccctttttgtctaattaaaaaaggttttaactttaacatagttaGATTAATACTTATCAAATAAggattacagttacaatatccagtatatttgtatttgataaaataggagaaaacatttaattatacaTCCCATCTTgctgagtccaaagttttatatctaatttacccttttatcataactaaggaaaattattactatgactatctagtcttcaacttcatcaaagactccagaaggatgaaatgtttcctaatgacagggacattagGTTGCCTGGACAGTAACTCAAAGTTTCTCTTCGATGatgaggcatccatctttgacctacaggcctagcatatctgacagactttcctgtgaagcagggaattttgaaggactgtcctaccatgtcttggcaaagttcagcagtcacttttttgTGTGTCCTACTGGTTCAGTTTGGACaataactgtcagcaattgaggcaagggcagtttctttgtccatgtggctagcttttgccataaagaaaacaaactccatatagaATTTCTTTGattcccatcatcttctctgaagtacattggtactaccaggagcagacgtgtctcactgtcatgaaaagtctaagttattaaaactttttaaatcccagcagggcggtggtggcgcacgcctttaataccagcactcaggaggcagagccaggtggatctctgtgagttcgaggccagcctggactaccaagtgagtcccaggaaaggcacaaagctacacagagaaaccctgtctcgagaaaaaaaaaaaagaaaaaaaactttttaaattccatgttcagtaggtctttgaagtatttgaagattacctatctatctgaaatacatCTCTGTATACAAGAAAACCtaacatgaatataagtttgactattatagatggctgttaatctgtatttcttaattatacattacattttgtttgtttgttttgagacagggtatctttgtgtagctttgcgcctttcctggaactcgctttggagaacaggctggcctcaaactcacagagatccatccacctacctctgcctcccaagtgctgggattaaaggtgtgcgccaccaccacctagcttgacctgatttttcttaacctgaAATGAATCCAcaccctctcatttcctgtgggaataaaagcataacctttcCCCAAATTAGCATATCTTTTGACttcaattttgaagtcaagatatttttaaaatatataggttggttgaaTCTAGtagttttcataatccagtgtctcttagaagccaaaaaaattcaaagacaacacaataacataaaggattcagactctctgtgtattttccctcTATATATagcttatattttttattacgCTATTTTGTAAGGACtttctctaccctttttcttttctctccctagcctgtgtatttttaaatacaatgtaacctgtttagaggcttTTTTCCATccgaatctgtctttactgctaTCAGTAACTTTTTCTGTCTTACATGagcaaaaaccccaaacccaccaTACAGCTTGCTGGTGGAGCTTGTGCTGGGGGCCTAAACCTGCAGGCAGCAGCTGAAAGACGCCTTGCTGTACCTCTGCACATGTGAGAGACTGCAGGGACCCACCATACGGCTTAGCTCATGGCAGCCACCAGGAGAGGTGTCTCCGTTCTGTGCCTggcatgagagacatgagactaggaaTCCAAGTCTGCTAGAttcaaccaacctatatattttaaaaatatcttgacatcaaaatttaagtcaaaatgtCTCCATTTGTAGGTGAGGTTTTCCATGTCCTGACttcctggtcccaaataactgacttagAGGCTGAatgtaaattataaatgcttggtcaatagctcaggcttgttaccaaCTAActgttatattttaagttaacccacattccttatttatgctctgccacctGGTGGCACCTTTATCAACATGGCATGTTCATTTTGTCCCTCTGCATTTGGCTGGTGACCTTTAACtccgcccttctccttcccatcatccttaggtTGGTCACCCCactctatacttcctgtctggctagtggccagagttttattaaaccaatttgagtgacaaatctttacagcaTATAAGAGAATTTTTCCACAGCAAGCTAGTGCTTGGTCTAGGAGCTGGGTGATTCCATTTACTCTTAAAACACAGGACTGGAAGCTTGGCTTCAGGCCTCCCATTTTGCAGACTCCAGTTCCTCCAGGAGCATCTCTGGTACTGACCAGGCTTCCTCAGAGCACACAGTACCAGGCTCAGTACAGGAGACTTCCTAGGGGAGGAGCCTTGGAGACATGTGGCCAGTAGTGATCAGAAATGGACCAAGAGCAGGGATACTAGTAGGACTTGGGGTCTCAGGAGATCCACATCCAGCTCCTAGGCCATGGAATCCATGTTCAGGGAAGCAGGGGTTGACTGGGAAGCCCTTGCCGTCTTTAGGAGGTTGTAGTTCTAGAGGTAGATGCTTACAGCACACTTGACCGATCTGTGTAGGTGTAGTGGGGTATAACACCAGTCCTGTCCTGTAGCAGACTTTCTCTCctggaccaccaaccagctcccaaataaagacatggagacttagtattagttatgaatgcccggccttagcctATGCTTCTCCCACTGACTCTaacaacttaatttaacctgtttttcttcttcttttgcctcggggctttttacctttttttcattctgtatgtcctactcctgTGTCCAGCTGGCTGGTGgttgcctggctggctggcctcgggcacctccctctctttccctctagtTCTCTCCTCTTTGCTACTTCCTGACAACCAGTTGCTAACCCTGCCTCTCTGAGTCCAagtcaattttatttaattaatgcaaatccaaatgcaacacatctttacttagttaaaccaatgcagcataaacaaatgtaacacattttttcctagttaaacaaatattccacaccACTGTACAGTACTCAGGACCAAAGCAGCTCTGCAGCCGCCAGAGGCTGAGAGGCCAGGCAGGATGGAAGAGGCCCTGGAGCTGAAAGGAGCCTAGGGATGGATGGGagtggcagagacagtcagggtgAGCCGGAAAGGTAGTGCTGGCCTAACTTACAGGAGGATCAGGCAGTCTGGGCACTGGGGCTGTTTGGCTGAGGCTGTCTGGAAGTCAGCAGCTCAGGGCCTTGAGAGTGGTAAGCAAcctgcctcccagccttcccaggCACCAGGGGACTTGTTCAGAGCCCAGATCAGAGTCAAATCTGAGATTGTGTGGAGctgggagacagaagagaggtGTCGAAAGATCTGTGATGGGATGCCAGGGGGAGGGCCCTGGGCCAGGAGGGGCCGTGGGCGCTCAGGGTAGAGGACTAGGCGGTGACTTTGGGTTCTCCTGCTAAGGGGACCTACTACTCAGCTACCTGAGTGGCCAGTGCCCCCATCTTTCCTCCTGAGGTTCCCTCATCCTACCCGCTACCCCATGTCACTGGCCATTGCTGACCTGGCCTCTTGTGATGCTTGGGTCACAGGACCTGAGGAGCGAGCACAGTGCGGAGACTTGGCCCTCCCCAGATCTTTAGAGATAAATGAAGGAGCTGAGGAACAGGGCATCTTCCTACCGCAGGGCACTGCATGGATTAGAACCCTGGCTCCTGAACTCTGCCTCCTGTTCTTCCTGCAACCTCAAGCCACCTTGGCAGTCCCTCTCACAGACACCAACTTTCATTTCTCACTGGCCGCCTATCTTTCCTATCCTTACAAGGCCTCTAAGGACGTGTCCTCTCCAGAGGCTGAGTCTCTAGGCTGAGAGAAGGGGGGGTTACAGGGTCCCAGTGGCACCTTGGGACAGCCTTACGGGGGTTTGTGGGCCCTGGTTGCACAGCACCTGGGCTCATCTTCCTGGGGTGGAATGCCTAGTGTTGAGCCAGCCCTGGAGCCGCTCCAGGCCCCTCAGGAGATCTACACCTGCCAGAAGAATGCAGTAAGGCTGTTTCTAGAGCCAGCAGGCTGGGCTTCAGGTCTGAGGTAAGGCGAGCCAGGCCCCGTGGATTGGGCCTGAGGGCTTGGGAGGCCTGAGGCTGCACCTGGAACAGGGACTGGTGGCTTTTCTCAACTGTAGAGGCCAAAGGGCCAATATTAAGGCCAAACAATTGAACAAATGTCCTAAAAGAACCCAGACACACATACTGGCTTTATgctgctggagcaggaagctcGAGGGTCAGGTATTAAGAAGACAGGTTTGCagcatgcagaggcagaggcaggtcgatttctgagttagaggccagcctagtctacagagtgagttccaggacagccaggactgttacacagagaaaccctgtctcaggagtgGGAGGGAacggttggggctggagagaggctccgtggttaaaagcactggcagctcttcagagcatctgggttcagttcccagcacccacatggtggttcccagcacccacatggtggttctgtaacttcagttccaaggcttctggtgccctctgctggcatctGTACTACTGTGCACATGTGcctagacaaaacacccatacacctaaAATGAAAgagatcccagcattcaggagacagcggcaggccagcctggtctacaaattgagttccagcaCAGGATGTTCTGTGTGGTAGGGttttatgtagttcaggctggcctcaaacttcacaCATAAgccatggatgaccttgaactcatcttCCTGTTCATCTCTCAAGTGTTGGAACTATAAGTGTAGTCTCACCATCTCCTGCTCACCTTCTCTTGTTATTGTtagacagggtcttcctgtgtgCCCCTGGGTGGCCTGTAACTATGTAGTGTTATTACTACATATTAGTTATTATGCGgcactgtgttattcattaaTCGGTGCTGTTTACCGTTACAGAAAagcgaggcacaacaaaacccaccagaagagtttattaggggaaggggaacagaagggggtgcttaggcctatggaaatggTCCtgcagggagagatggggaggggcatGTGACccgctttttatggattccccgtGCATGCGCATATGGGCTCACATAGTAGCTACACCACGCGTGAGCATAGATTACATGGTCATGCTGCACGCAAATTACGTGACTACGTGACCACACAGCGCGTGGATTATTTAGGACGTAAGACCCTggaatgactaagcatcttgccagtgcATGCGCAGtcatgggagggggagggtggctaggaattctatcaTGTAGAGCAAGCTGGCGCAGAACcaagagttctgcctgcctctgcctcctgagtacaacACTATACCCTatttaactttgtgtgtgtgtgtgtgtgtgtgtgtgtgtgtgtgtgtgtgagagagagagagagagagaagagagagagagagagagagagagagagagagagattgattcttactgtagcataggctggccttgaactggtgcCAGTCCTGTTTCAGTCTGgtattacaagcatgagccaccactgggACTTGTGTCTTTTTACCGGTGCCaataactgtagctagagttttcctgcctggcccacggtcaggacaaatctctctcacccaccagtcccacagccgctcagacccaaccaagtaaacacagagacttatattgcttacaaactgtatggccatggcaggcttcttgctaactgttcttatatcttaaattaatccatttccataaatctataccttgccacgtggctcatggcttaccggcatcttcacatgcggcttgtcctggtggcggctggcagtgtctctgactcagccttccacttcccagaattcttctcctccttgtcccgcctatacttcctcctgcctgactactggccaatcaatgttttatttactaaccaatcagagcaacacatttgccatacagaacatcccacagcaaataacaGAGAACCAAAATAAGCGGGTGGCTATCTCTTAGCATTACTTGACCATTTTGGGTGTGGGGTGTATAAACTGACCACGTGACTGCTCCATAGTATAGTTagggggaaggtttttattgtagagatGAAAGagggaacagccagaggcatctggaagagcccagagcagagagaggaaggaggagactgaCCATGACCGACAGACTGGACCTGGCCAGGGCTGTCTGTGAAAGGAAGGAGAATAGCAGGGCACAGAGAATAGAGAAAACCTAGTGAGAGAAGCAAAGAGCATGGGAGAAAAAACAGACTAGCAGGGTTATGAGGGGAATGAGTAGCTAGGGGGAGGGAAACCTGTTAGCTAGAGAGAGGGTTGGGTGGGTGAAGAGGCAAAAAAGGCTAGGATGTTGGCCTGGACTTTGGAGTGGGtcacaggtacttgtgatactgagggagcctggaggccagcatttGCTTTGATATGCTGATAGGCACCACAGGTAGCGATAATGTCCTTTGTGTCAGAGCTAAGGGAAATGATTCCTTTTGGGTAGATGGGAACCAGTTTCATAAGTTCCTGAGGAAGGCTGGTGTTTATCTAACCTGCAGAAATGCTCCTATAGTCCAGGTTGAGCTTGTGTCTGGATATTTAGACTGccttttgaagtttcagaagttGATT
The sequence above is drawn from the Peromyscus leucopus breed LL Stock chromosome 1, UCI_PerLeu_2.1, whole genome shotgun sequence genome and encodes:
- the Prdx5 gene encoding peroxiredoxin-5, mitochondrial, with the translated sequence MLLPRIRVLGGVAGSVLRSAATWTCEAGRASREAAGWEPSGARSFSSAAVAMAPIKVGDGIPSVEVFEGEPGKKVNLADLFKGKKGVLFGVPGAFTPGCSKTHLPGFVEQAGALKAKGMQVLACLSVNDVFVTQEWGRAHQAEGKVRLLADPTGAFGKETGLLLDDSLVSLFGNRRLKRFSMVVDNGIVKALNVEPDGTGLTCSLAPNILSQL